The Spartinivicinus poritis genome has a window encoding:
- a CDS encoding substrate-binding periplasmic protein, protein MNKILLISLIFIINFPLSASNSDDTIYFVTESWQDATNSDGTGIYWDILRKVYNPKGIKISFKIVPYERSVKMIQHQKADAAIGTYEDEIEEAIYPKWHFDADQVVAIFKKNLIKKWQGESSIANKKVVWIRGYAYDEYLNVSVKKYEVDLRKSALLMLQNNRVDFFLDAIYDLQAELDKGYFDYSHYQIEDVIQLNLYLAFANNERGKKFRKIFDEQFSILLKSGEIKRLYEQWDWGFLPFPDFTVNTNDKQ, encoded by the coding sequence GTGAATAAGATTTTATTGATTAGTTTGATATTTATTATCAACTTCCCTCTATCTGCGAGTAATTCAGATGACACTATTTACTTTGTTACTGAATCTTGGCAGGACGCCACTAATAGTGATGGTACAGGAATTTATTGGGATATCCTACGAAAAGTCTATAACCCTAAAGGTATCAAGATATCATTTAAAATTGTTCCCTATGAACGCTCCGTAAAAATGATTCAACATCAAAAAGCAGATGCGGCTATCGGTACTTATGAAGATGAAATAGAAGAAGCTATTTATCCTAAATGGCATTTTGATGCAGATCAAGTCGTTGCGATTTTTAAAAAGAATTTAATAAAAAAATGGCAAGGTGAATCCAGTATTGCGAACAAAAAGGTAGTATGGATTCGGGGCTATGCCTATGATGAGTATTTAAATGTTTCAGTCAAAAAATATGAGGTTGATTTAAGAAAGAGTGCTCTATTAATGTTGCAAAACAACAGAGTTGATTTTTTTCTAGATGCTATATATGACCTCCAAGCAGAGCTAGATAAAGGCTACTTCGATTACTCTCATTACCAAATAGAGGATGTCATCCAGCTTAATCTATATCTAGCCTTTGCTAATAATGAACGGGGTAAAAAATTTCGAAAAATATTTGATGAACAGTTTTCCATACTACTCAAATCCGGTGAAATAAAAAGGCTTTATGAACAATGGGACTGGGGTTTTTTACCTTTTCCAGATTTTACTGTAAATACTAACGATAAACAGTAA
- a CDS encoding heparin lyase I family protein, with protein MIKTKWDGILRVCANFLFFCLALSSKGFGQSNIDHTINNYIQQDCSINNTIISGKINPQRYLIDQKCTLDLNQIIISPVGVKHPLGRLPSQIYGLNRVSLSAIPTTVLPEFGSLADGRQRVEFTTGFFPLSQFLSNQRSMKALQFKSETKSMMAGQWPTNSHYQYYQLRFRIPSAFREELKPLLQEKNKASILADDMSVIIAQWHGTPDRLKYRHETDQPWQYQQLEVSDYSDKVLEASLNQYHELKQQDYLFDQGGFPPMALKIKDGYLALIANYYRYPVHDRRLTRCPKISVSGEIPAKIGRFYVCDYKTKQLKPYFMANSINNVESHFNNNWASGVSVIWKHPITPSLFDQWVTLTVIVNWPHWENDDFNRLQYGRVQLYNTETAQKLADYNGPIGNNDEWAPYFKFGIYKSNTSAHLPVQVDYDLSALYVF; from the coding sequence TATAGACCACACAATAAACAATTATATTCAGCAAGACTGCTCAATTAATAACACTATAATAAGCGGAAAAATCAATCCACAACGGTATTTAATTGATCAAAAATGCACGCTTGATTTAAATCAAATAATAATTTCTCCTGTTGGGGTTAAGCATCCATTAGGTAGATTACCTAGCCAGATATATGGGCTTAATAGGGTTTCATTATCAGCAATTCCGACAACTGTATTACCAGAGTTTGGTTCACTTGCTGATGGGAGACAAAGAGTTGAGTTTACAACTGGCTTTTTTCCTCTTAGCCAGTTTTTATCTAATCAACGTTCTATGAAAGCATTACAGTTTAAATCTGAAACCAAGTCGATGATGGCAGGGCAGTGGCCAACAAATTCTCATTATCAATATTATCAGTTACGATTCCGAATACCATCAGCCTTTAGAGAAGAGTTAAAACCGCTTTTGCAAGAAAAAAATAAGGCGAGCATTTTGGCTGATGATATGTCTGTTATTATTGCTCAATGGCATGGCACTCCTGATAGACTAAAATATCGCCATGAAACTGATCAACCTTGGCAATATCAACAGCTGGAGGTAAGTGACTATTCTGATAAAGTACTGGAAGCAAGTTTAAACCAATATCATGAACTAAAACAGCAAGACTATTTATTTGATCAAGGAGGTTTTCCTCCGATGGCATTAAAGATTAAAGATGGTTATCTTGCCCTCATAGCAAATTATTATAGATACCCTGTACATGATCGACGGCTAACCAGGTGCCCTAAAATTTCGGTCTCTGGAGAGATACCAGCAAAAATAGGAAGGTTTTATGTTTGTGATTATAAAACAAAACAGCTGAAGCCTTATTTCATGGCAAACTCAATTAATAATGTTGAAAGCCACTTTAATAACAACTGGGCGTCTGGTGTAAGTGTGATTTGGAAGCATCCAATCACTCCATCATTATTTGATCAGTGGGTTACATTAACCGTTATCGTTAACTGGCCACACTGGGAAAATGATGATTTTAATAGATTACAGTATGGTAGAGTTCAGCTATATAATACTGAAACAGCTCAAAAGCTGGCAGATTACAATGGGCCAATAGGTAATAATGATGAGTGGGCGCCTTACTTTAAATTCGGTATATATAAATCAAATACGTCAGCACATTTACCAGTACAGGTAGATTATGATTTATCTGCACTTTATGTTTTTTAA